A window of Terriglobales bacterium genomic DNA:
CTCCGCACCGCGATGGAGGGCAAGAAGTTCGCCGAAGAGGTGGACGAGGAGTTCAAGTCGCTGGCCAGCCGCATCTTCCTCAACGGCGGCACCTTCGTCGACATCCTGCCGCTGGCCCAGCGCAAGAACGAGCGCGAGCGAGCAGTGCAGCGCGTGAAGGACGCGCTCGCCGAGATCGACTCCACCGGCGTCCAGGTCAAGGACCTCGAGATCGGGCTGCTGGATTTTCCCTGCGTGGTCGAGGACCGCGTCATCCTGCTGTGCTGGAAGCTGGGCGAGAAGTCCATCGCGCACTGGCACTCGACGGATGAGGGCTTCGCCGGCCGCAAGCCCATCGACGACCGCATCGCGAACGCTAAGAAGCCGAGCAATTAGCGATCAGCGATTAGCGATTAGCGATCAGAGCCTCGGCGTTGAAAGAGCAAACGCAAGGTCCCTCGACTCGTCCGCTCGCCCCGGCGAGCGGACTCGCTCGGGATGACAATCAAGAAAGGGCGCGGGACGCGCGCCGAGGGGATCACATCACGTCCTGGCGGCGGCCGGTGTTCTTCAGGTCTTCGTCGTCGCCCCAGTCCACCCAGAAAAACAGCAGGTCGCCGACAACAGGGAAGAGATCGAGGAGCAGCTCGAGCAGGGCGGCCAGCACGGCGGGATTGTAGTCCCGCGGGGCCAAAACCACGGTACACGCCCCCCCACCCCCCCTGTTTCGCTTGAAAACGACGTTAACGCAATCATTTCAGCGGTTTAGGGGAATCCATACCGTGATTCTTACCGTGGTTCTACCGTGGTTTACCGTGGTTCACCATGGTTTACCGCGAGCCGAGTTTTCAAAGAGCGAAGGCAGAGCGGGGCACAGAGGGCGCGGGGCAGCCACGCGCTTCTCATAATGCTATAGTTCTGCGATTCAAATAACCAATGAATAGCGCAGGCCGGTCCCGAAGTCAAGCGAAAACTTCGCTCTTTATTCGCCTGCGAGGCTCCAATCGGGCCAACAGGAACGAACCCAGGAAGCGAATGGGGCTACGGCCGCACCAGCATGGTGAGCGCGTCGACCAGGGCCTTGGGGTCGTGGGTGTTCATGATGCGGCCGTCGACCTTCGCCGCCGTCGGGTCATAGCCGTTGTAGAGCATCAGGACGGGCGTGTCGGGATAGGCCAGCTTGAGGTCATCGCACAGCCGGACACGGCTGGGCTCCGGCACCGAGTGGCACATCAGCACCAGATCGAGCGCCGGGCGGGCCGCCGCGTCCAGGAACTTGCTGACTGCGGAATCACCCAGCAAGGCGGTCACGGTGTAACCGGTGTGCTGCAGCAAGAGCGTTCGGCTGTGTTGGAGGACCTGGTCGCGGCTGATGGTGAGGATGTGTTTCTTGGGGCCCATGGTGCGCCTACTTTCGTCGCGGCAAGAAACGCCTGCGACTCGTAGCGAAGGCGCAAGAGGTTTGGTGGGAAGTAGTGCGCGGTTGTGTCTTCGTCGCTATCTACAGTCTACGCCTTCCGGACCTCGCGTGCGGGAAATCGGAGGCGCTAGTAGTGGGATGCCCTGACCCCACGAAAAGCCGCCAAAAGCGCGAAAAATGCAGGCTCTGGCCACTAGCCACTGGCCACAGGCCACTACGGTTTCTGCCCCGGCTTCCACTGCGGCTTGAAGTCGGAGTTGACCAGCCAGACCACGGGCTTGATGAGCGAGTCCACGGCGCGGGTGTAGTGCTCCCACTGGACGTGCGCGAGGTCGTCCTGGGGCGAGTGGTACTCCTTCTGCAAGCCGTAGCTGCCGATGGTCTGCGCGACCACGCCCTTCTTGGCCAGGACGTAGTTGTCGGAGCGCTGGAAGAAGTTCTGTTCGGGATAGGGATCGGCGACGACGTTGGCGCCGTGCTTCTTCAGCTCGTCGGCGAAGTCGGAGCGGTCGTGCCCGGTGATCCAGAGGACGTCGGGCTGGAGCTTGGGGTCGGGCCAGGCGAGCATCTCGAACTCGAGGTTGGCGGTGATGCTGGCCAGCGGGACGGGGGAGTGGGAGAGGAAGTGGGTGGAGCCGAGCCCGCCGAGCTCTTCGGCGCCGAAGAGCGCGAAGACGACGGTGCGCTTGGGCTTGGGGCCGGCGGCGATGGCGCGGGCCAGTTCGAGCACGGCGACGGTGCCGCTGGCGTCGTCGCAGGCGCCGTTGTAGATGTCGTCGGTGACCTTGCCGGCGGCGTCCTTGAGGGGCGGCGTGCCGTTGCCCGGCGCGCCCTGGCCGAGGTGGTCGAGGTGCGCGGTCAGCAGGATGACGTCCTGGTCGGCGTCCTGGTCGGTGCCGTGGAGGATGCCGACGGCGTTGTAGGTGTACTCGCGGCGGGGCTCGCCCAGCTTGGTCTCGAGCGTGATGGCGGCGCCCTCGGGAAGCGCGGCGAGCTGCTGCGCGGCCTCGGGCTTCACCAGCAGGACGTCGCGCTCGATGCCGCCGCCGAGGCCGTCGCCCCTGGCGGCGCCGACGACCGCGCGCTGGAACAGCGGGCGCGAGCGGGCGAGCGCGTCCCAGCCCTTGAGGTTGTTGTCGGAGGCGGGGATGATGACGGCGGTGGCGCCCCCTTGCAGCACAGTGAAGATCTGGCGGAACCAGGCCTGCGGGGGCTGGTTGGTGTCGAGCGGCCAGAAGACGATGGCGCCCTTCTGCGGCGTGCCGCCTTCCTTCGGGAGTTTTTGCAGCGGGCCGCTGACGTTCTTGCCCGAGCTGCGGGAGGCGATGAACTCCTTGCCGTGGGTGAGGACGACGGGCTGACCGCCGGCGAGCGCGGTGAAGCTGAGGGTGGGCGGCGCGGCGAGCTGCGGCGTCTCGATCGTGCCGGTCTGGAGGAAGGCGCCGTTATCGCCGGCGGGCTCGACGCCGTACTGGCGGAGCTGGGCGCCGGCGAACTCGGCGGCGGTGCGCTCGTCGGGGGTGGCGGAGCCGCGGCCGCGCAGGGCGTCGGAGGCGAGGAACTCGAGGTTGGCGCGCAGGCAGCGCGCGCAGACGCGCTGGGTGTCGCTGAGCGGGTCTTTTTGCGCGGCGGCCGCGGGCGACTTCTTCGGCGGCTTCCGGGTGTCTTTCTTGTGGGACTGCGCGGCGGAGAAGAGCGAGGCGACCAGCAGGAACAGGACGAGCGAGCGCGAGCGAGAGAGCAAACAGGCCTCCATGAGCGAAAGGGCAGTATAGAAGACGGTCGCTGTTTAGGAACATTCCGAGCCCGCCGCGGCGGGCTCGGGATGTAAGTCAAAAGCGAGCGGCACCCGGACTTGTTACAATTCTTGCCCTGGCCGTAGAGCCAAGATGAGACTCGTCGCAAAGCCGCTGCTCGCCCTCGCGCTGCTGGTCGCGCTCGCCGGCTGCGGCGACTTCTTCGTCGACGACACGCCGACGAACCAGGCGAAGTTCGCGTTCGTCGCGAACAACGGTTCCGGGAACGCGTCGGCGTACACCGTGGGCTCGAACGGGGCGCTCGCCAACGCGCCGGGCTCGCCGTTCGGCGCGGCCACCAATCCCAACGCGATCGACGCCGACGGCAGCGGGCGCTGGGTCTACGTGGCGAACAACGCCGGCGGCATCTCCGGCTACACCATCAACCGCAACGACGGCTCGCTGGGCGCGGTGAGCGGCTCGCCCTTCACGCCGGGCACGGGATATCTGGCGATCGCGGTCGATCCCGCGGGACGCTTCGTGTACGCGCTGACGACGGCGGGCTCGGTGGAGTCGTACACGCTGAACAACACCAGCGGCGTGATCACGATCGTGGGGACGGCGGTGCCGGTGGGCGGCGCGCTGGCCAACGCGATGGTCGAGGACCCGAGCGGACACTTCGTGTTCGTGGCGGTGGGCGCGGCGGGCGTAGTGCCGCTGAAGATCCAGACCGACGGAACGCTGGTGGCGGGGGCGGTGCAGCCGCCGGCGCCGTGCACCGGCGCGAACCGCGTGGCGATCTCGCCCAACGCGAGGTTCGCCTATATCACCGACGGGACCAGCGTGTGCATCTTCAGCGTGAACAACTCGAACGGCGCGCTGACGGCGGTGACGGGCGGCACGGGCGGCTCGCCGGTGGCGGCCGGCACGACGCCGACCGGACTGGCGGTCGACGAGACGGGCAAGTTCCTGTACGTGACGAACGCGGGCTCGAACAACGTGACCGCGTTCACGGTGGCGAGCGACGGCCGGCTGGCGACGATCGCGGGGTCGCCGTTCGCGGCGGGCGCGTCGCCGGTGGACGTGAACTCCGACCCGTCGGGCCAGTTCCTCTACGTGGTGAACAACGGCGGCGGCGTGCAGATGTACACCATCAACACGACGAGCGGCGTGCTGACGGACCGCGGGACCACGAGCGCCGGGACGAGCCCGGTGGCGATCGTGACGACTCCCTAGAGCGGTTTCTCGTTCCTGGTTTCTCGTTCCTCGAAGCCCCCGTGCGGAAATGGGGCGACACAACCTCGCCGCGAGAAGGCGAGAAACGAAGGAACGAGAAACGAGAAACCTGCTAGAATCCGCGCGACTTTTCTTAGCAACCGAATGGCGCAGGTGCGCAAGATCGGGATCTGCACGGGCGGCGGGGACTGTCCCGGGCTGAACGCGGTGATCCGCGCGGCGGTGAAGACCGCGGTGCTGAAGTACGGCTACGAAGTGCTCGGGATCCAGGACGGATTCGACGGGCTGATCTGGCCGGCGGAGAAAGCCAAGCCGCTGACGCTGAACGACGTGAGCGGCATCCTGCCGCGCGGCGGAACGATCCTGGGGACGACGAACCGCGGCGACCCGTTCAAGTACAAGGTGGTGGAGAACGGGGTCGAGCGCGTGAAGGATTTCTCCGACCAAGTGCTGCACAACGCGCAGCTGCTGGGGATGGACGCGCTGATCGTGATCGGGGGCGACGGCACGCAGAAGATCGGGCTGCAGCTGTACGAGAAGGGGCTGAAGGTCGTGGGCGTGCCGAAGACGATCGACAACGACCTGTCGGCGACGGAGATCACGTTCGGGTTCGACACGGCGCTGCACGTGGCGACGGACGCGATCGACCGCATCCACACGACGGCGGAGTCGCACCACCGCATCATGCTGGTGGAGCTGATGGGTCGGGACGCGGGGTGGATCGCGCTGGAAGCGGGGATCGCGGGCGGGGCGCACGTGATCCTGATCCCGGAGATCCCGTTCACGGTGGAGCGGATCTGTCAGTTCGTGAAGGACCGGGAGGCGATGGGGAAGCGGTTCACGATCATCGCGGTGGCGGAAGGGTGCAAGATGCCGTCGGACATGGCGGGGAAGTTCGCGGAGCAGAAGCGCGCGGCGCCGCGGCCGGGGCAGATCGGGAACGCGCTGGGCGAGGCGATCGGGATGTGCGCGAAGCGCGAGACGCGGGTGACGGTGCTGGGGCACATCCAGCGTGGCGGGTCGCCGTCGCCGTTCGACCGGATCCTCTCGACGCGGTTCGGGGTGGCGGTGGTGAACCTGATCGCGGAAGGGAAGTTCGGGCGGATGGTGTGCCTGAAAGAAGCGCGCATCCACGACGTGCCGATCTCGCAGGCGGTGGGGATGCTGAAGACGGTGGACCCGAAGGGCGAGATGGTGTCGATCGCGAAGGCCATCGGAGTGTGCTTCGGGGACTGAGCGGCGCCCAGCAAGGCCGTGGCTGCCGACGTGCCGTGACCTACCTGCTATATTCCTGTCAAGCGATGATGAAGTCCGCGCATGTCCGCTGGCTGGTGGCGTTGTTGCTGGTCGCGGCTGCCGGTTGCGGCAAGAAAGAAGAAGAGAGCAAAGAGCAGATGTACGTGGCGGTGCCGCAGGTGATGCTGCGCGACCGCGTGGCCGCCGTCTACAACAAGGTGGGGTCGGCGAAGAACGGCGAGAAGCTGGTGGTGCTGGACCGGCAGAAGCGGTTCGTGAAGGTGCGGACCGCGGGCGGCGTGGAGGGTTGGGTCGAGCAGCGCTACCTGGTGAGCACGACGGTCTACAGCCAGGCGCA
This region includes:
- a CDS encoding DUF2203 domain-containing protein, yielding LRTAMEGKKFAEEVDEEFKSLASRIFLNGGTFVDILPLAQRKNERERAVQRVKDALAEIDSTGVQVKDLEIGLLDFPCVVEDRVILLCWKLGEKSIAHWHSTDEGFAGRKPIDDRIANAKKPSN
- a CDS encoding M20/M25/M40 family metallo-hydrolase, producing MLSRSRSLVLFLLVASLFSAAQSHKKDTRKPPKKSPAAAAQKDPLSDTQRVCARCLRANLEFLASDALRGRGSATPDERTAAEFAGAQLRQYGVEPAGDNGAFLQTGTIETPQLAAPPTLSFTALAGGQPVVLTHGKEFIASRSSGKNVSGPLQKLPKEGGTPQKGAIVFWPLDTNQPPQAWFRQIFTVLQGGATAVIIPASDNNLKGWDALARSRPLFQRAVVGAARGDGLGGGIERDVLLVKPEAAQQLAALPEGAAITLETKLGEPRREYTYNAVGILHGTDQDADQDVILLTAHLDHLGQGAPGNGTPPLKDAAGKVTDDIYNGACDDASGTVAVLELARAIAAGPKPKRTVVFALFGAEELGGLGSTHFLSHSPVPLASITANLEFEMLAWPDPKLQPDVLWITGHDRSDFADELKKHGANVVADPYPEQNFFQRSDNYVLAKKGVVAQTIGSYGLQKEYHSPQDDLAHVQWEHYTRAVDSLIKPVVWLVNSDFKPQWKPGQKP
- a CDS encoding beta-propeller fold lactonase family protein; its protein translation is MRLVAKPLLALALLVALAGCGDFFVDDTPTNQAKFAFVANNGSGNASAYTVGSNGALANAPGSPFGAATNPNAIDADGSGRWVYVANNAGGISGYTINRNDGSLGAVSGSPFTPGTGYLAIAVDPAGRFVYALTTAGSVESYTLNNTSGVITIVGTAVPVGGALANAMVEDPSGHFVFVAVGAAGVVPLKIQTDGTLVAGAVQPPAPCTGANRVAISPNARFAYITDGTSVCIFSVNNSNGALTAVTGGTGGSPVAAGTTPTGLAVDETGKFLYVTNAGSNNVTAFTVASDGRLATIAGSPFAAGASPVDVNSDPSGQFLYVVNNGGGVQMYTINTTSGVLTDRGTTSAGTSPVAIVTTP
- a CDS encoding ATP-dependent 6-phosphofructokinase, which encodes MAQVRKIGICTGGGDCPGLNAVIRAAVKTAVLKYGYEVLGIQDGFDGLIWPAEKAKPLTLNDVSGILPRGGTILGTTNRGDPFKYKVVENGVERVKDFSDQVLHNAQLLGMDALIVIGGDGTQKIGLQLYEKGLKVVGVPKTIDNDLSATEITFGFDTALHVATDAIDRIHTTAESHHRIMLVELMGRDAGWIALEAGIAGGAHVILIPEIPFTVERICQFVKDREAMGKRFTIIAVAEGCKMPSDMAGKFAEQKRAAPRPGQIGNALGEAIGMCAKRETRVTVLGHIQRGGSPSPFDRILSTRFGVAVVNLIAEGKFGRMVCLKEARIHDVPISQAVGMLKTVDPKGEMVSIAKAIGVCFGD